The Drechmeria coniospora strain ARSEF 6962 chromosome 02, whole genome shotgun sequence genome has a segment encoding these proteins:
- a CDS encoding Ubiquitin-conjugating enzyme E2C-binding protein, protein MTEQKPAEGISLYAELLANIRQVSVGVSLPSFPDASTFAQVLDGGRQLQVGHRGTVERLLLPAPVVVDASALAIPTSSTFELRWRLPASEAHASALRVSPEDQAVPWNAKDIARGSPIGCRGCGSAVIQAGRIGTWKDLPSANWAEMMEFWHCHKPHDDAEHDDEALASRGYGANSAITAQPAVGFVDITSLMFSESDCGNVVFSASLSSGRAASSSLAMGQEFSGKYLHVFCGTCEAEVGLYSTLAVAVTLFKWQVTCETLTASNAPSGQECLASTLLSTISRSACAKSVVAPQVSDRSEDGRVLHLWVLNPSVLYTSSSLAGRRAGMKMLFREISAEEGNALVESMSSDVQDIGMPAKAIAEVRHALMSTNRLLPTGERTFKDWSAGLLERWRADTLDSRPDLRNA, encoded by the exons ATGACGGAGCAAAAGCCGGCAGAGGGCATATCCCTCTACGCGGAGCTGCTGGCCAACATTCGACAGGTGTCCGTTGGCGTATCCCTTCCCTCGTTTCCGGACGCGTCAACCTTTGCCCAGGTCTTGGACGGGGGTCGCCAGTTGCAAGTCGGGCACCGGGGGACGGTCGagaggctgctgctgcctgccCCGGTCGTGGTGGACGCGTCTGCCTTGGCCATaccgacgtcctcgacgttCGAGCTGCGGTGGCGACTGCCCGCATCCGAAGCACACGCCAGTGCGTTGCGCGTCTCTCCGGAAGACCAGGCGGTGCCTTGGAACGCCAAGGACATTGCTCGAGGCTCTCCGATCGGCTGTAGAGGATGCGGCAGTGCCGTCATTCAAGCGGGCAGGATCGGGACGTGGAAAGACCTCCCGAGCGCCAACTGGGCCGAGATGATGGAATTCTGGCATTGCCATAAACCgcacgacgatgccgagcacgacgaTGAGGCGCTCGCCAGTCGAGGCTACGGTGCCAACAGTGCCATTACCGCCCAGCCGGCCGTTGGCTTCGTCGACATCACCTCCTTAATGTTTTCCGAGTCGGACTGTGGCAACGTCGTG TTCTCCGCGTCTCTGTCAAGCGGTAGAgcagcctcgagctcgcTGGCGATGGGGCAAGAGTTCTCGGGCAAGTATCTGCACGTCTTCTGCGGCACATGCGAGGCCGAGGTTGGGCTCTACAGCAcgcttgccgtcgccgtgacCCTGTTCAAGTGGCAGGTTACCTGCGAGACGTTGACGGCCAGCAATGCGCCGAGCGGTCAGGAATGTCTCGCATCGACTTTGCTGTCGACCATCTCGCGATCGGCGTGCGCCAAATCCGTCGTTGCGCCTCAGGTATCGGATCGGAGCGAGGACGGACGAGTGCTGCACCTCTGGGTCCTGAACCCAAGCGTTCTCTACacatcctcctccctcgcTGGCCGAAGGGCGGGCATGAAGATGTTGTTCCGCGAGATCAGCGCAGAGGAAGGAAATGCGCTGGTGGAGTCCATGTCTTCGGATGTGCAGGACATCGGCATGCCCGCCAAGGCGATTGCTGAAGTGCGGCACGCCTTGATGTCGACCAATCGCCTGCTGCCGACTGGTGAACGAACTTTCAAGGACTGGAGCGCGGGCCTGCTTGAGCGGTGGCGGGCGGATACTCTCGACTCGAGGCCAGACCTGCGAAATGCATGA
- a CDS encoding Mediator of RNA polymerase II transcription subunit 16 produces the protein MSLMLDTSMPVDLSNVDDLFGEDVGLSLPVPAEAKTSQQRLDDLRSRGCCQSVAWSRSGTVATITPDGQTLQLRFLRCHPDTGAWDLGEPTTCELIKGTPVVPLVHLEWGATSSPELAVIDAIGRVALVSFPICLNHPFLTRKWEADTVDDLHAIVGCHWLAVAPPNPQKPYHIMYGPAKKQGHNYHYESSFVQASGPSHPHASKSALFCVTVGGILKMYWPQNNNKMEETTIELESVDSSDDLVTHAALASDKKFLLIAMATSSLRLKLLKLEIQWAGPGSSSDKAMPPNARLNPALVETHLASTSWLHGGSNDGTGDGGMSMSELSHLQMLPSLLDNTGKSVAPPMIVTVRSRVATNGSYHTSESIIDRWEVVSQPQKLPPAFEQLASRKNMAPIELPNATKLHKQDPIVINKVVIGFHVTHLGKVVVLSMSDGSVEYRDRFTFEELYLAESLDRVANLRQVGWDFANLGPCDQVAFSPTHCSMIQLGDDGQVRWNKLHHPLGDIGDSMHDAHYAASIAGLAMTGASSLWSSSNYDDILAIVQPYSGKKRFTQDWVSELIRIQKIQVDYSEEMHHDSLMRNAPLQACLSIMASLGFKGETQRRSFQSKFAWLDLNIRNVVILITLASNTPMTVRDKMSPLDEHEVVDALTGCAKWSLDLLSWLADSLFELMKDENFTQRLCPQRFGEMTTYLHERNDVSLHLLLCSSSRSFLSAACRRVAHLEALSNKAIEFYRRQSAVPEQAGSAKVANPQLRQAYERMQQVTTSSIVGVADFEKLLNVLGSDIRQAYQQFLPTMVKSSGNGPQGKQLDVAIKTTQMQFEIGMLLAISPPPPFLPVIKKLVGKDLAEFRGRVDPAKLFFANHDLVGVEDRRQLAARKARGVYVDVFKRVELRQSTTGLRWRRCTRCAAVMEDVLSNRPGFTFVLGQQRKCSCGGYWALLPKGVLVP, from the exons ATGTCTCTCATGCTTGACACGTCGATGCCCGTGGACCTCAgcaacgtcgacgacttgTTTGGCGAGGATGTCGGGTTGTCACTcccggtgccggccgaggcaaaGACGTCTCAGCAGCGGCTCGATGATTTGAGAAGCCGAGGATGCTGCCA GTCGGTTGCCTGGTCACGGTCCGGAACGGTTGCCACCATCACCCCGGACGGCCAGACGCTGCAGCTGCGCTTCCTCAGGTGCCATCCCGACACCGGCGCGTGGGACCTcggcgagccgacgacgtgcgAGCTCATCAAGGGCACGCCCGTCGTTCCCTTGGTCCACCTAGAATGGGGTGCCACGAGCAGTCCCGAgctggccgtcatcgacgccatAGGCAGGGTCGCCCTCGTCAGCTTCCCCATCTGCCTCAACCATCCCTTCCTCACGAGGAAGTGGGAGGCCGACACGGTCGACGACCtccacgccatcgtcggctgcCACTGGCTGGCCGTGGCACCCCCGAACCCTCAG AAACCATATCACATCATGTACGGTCCGGCAAAGAAGCAGGGCCACAATTATCACTACGAGAGCTCCTTTGTCCAAGCATCCGGACCGAGCCATCCGCATGCATCCAAGAGCGCCCTCTTCTGCGTCACGGTAGGTGGCATTCTGAAGATGTACTGGCCGCAGAACAACAACAAGATGGAAGAAACCACCATCGAGCTCGAGAGCGTCGATTCGTCGGATGACCTCGTCACCCATGCCGCCCTGGCCTCGGACAAGA AATTCTTGCTCATCGCCATGGCAACATCGTCGCTGCGGTTGAAGCTCCTCAAGCTCGAGATTCAGTGGGCGGGACCTGGAAGCTCGTCGGACAAGGCGATGCCGCCCAACGCTCGCCTGAACCCGGCCCTGGTCGAGACGCACCTTGCCTCCACCAGCTGGCTGCACGGGGGTTCGAATGACGGCACGGGCGACGGAGGCATGTCCATGTCGGAATTGTCCCATCTGCAAATGCTGCCTTCGCTCCTCGACAACACGGGCAAGAGCGTCGCGCCGCCCATGATCGTGACGGTGAGGTCGCGGGTCGCCACCAACGGGTCGTACCACACGTCGGAGAGCATCATCGATCGCTGGGAGGTTGTTTCGCAGCCGCAAAAGCTGCCCCCGGCGTTCGAGCAGCTCGCGAGCCGCAAGAACATGGCGCCAATCGAGCTGCCGAATGCCACGAAGCTGCACAAGCAGGACCCCATCGTCATCAACAAGGTAGTCATTGGATTTCACGTCACGCATCTCGGAAAGGTTGTCGTGCTCAGCATGTCGGACGGATCGGTCGAGTACCGCGATCGCTTCACCTTTGAGGAGCTGTACCTCGCCGAGAGCCTAGACAGAGTGGCGAACCTGCGACAGGTCGGCTGGGATTTTGCCAACCTCGGGCCTT GCGATCAGGTGGCCTTTTCGCCAACGCACTGTTCCATGATACagcttggcgacgacgggcaagtTCGCTGGAACAAGCTGCATCATCCGCTGGGTGACATTGGAGACTCGATGCACGACG CCCATTACGCCGCCAGCATCGCGGGCCTGGCCATGACGGGAGCCTCGTCGCTCTGGTCATCGAGCAACTACGACGACATTCTCGCCATCGTGCAGCCGTACAGCGGCAAGAAGC gctTCACGCAAGACTGGGTCAGCGAACTCATCCGCATACAGAAGATCCAGGTGGACTACTCGGAAGAGATGCATCACGACTCGCTCATGAGGAACGCGCCTCTGCAGGCGTGCCTCAGCATCATGGCGAGCCTCGGATTCAAGGGCGAGACGCAGCGGCGATCCTTCCAGAGCAAGTTTGCCTGGCTGGACCTGAACATCAGGAACGTCGTGATCCTCATCACGCTCGCGAGCAACACGCCGATGACGGTTCGGGACAAGATGAGCCCTCTGGATGAACACG AGGTGGTGGACGCCTTGACGGGCTGCGCCAAGTGGTCCCTCGATCTGCTGTCGTGGCTGGCCGACAGCCTCTTCGAGCTCATGAAGGACGAAAACTTCACCCAACGACTATGCCCCCAGCGGTTCGGCGAGATGACGACGTACCTGCACGAGCGAAACGACGTGTCGCTTCACCTGCTCCTctgctcgtcgagccggagcttcctctcggccgcctgccgCAGGGTGGCGCACCTCGAGGCGCTGAGCAACAAGGCCATTGAGTTTTACCGGCGACAGTCGGCGGTGCCGGAGCAGGCGGGGAGCGCCAAGGTGGCGAACCCGCAGCTGCGGCAGGCGTACGAGCGGATGCAGCaggtgacgacgtcgagcatcgtcggcgtggcGGACTTTGAGAAGCTGCTCAACGTGCTCGGGTCCGACATCAGGCAGGCCTACCAGCAGTTCCTGCCGACCATGGTGAAGAGCAGCGGCAACGGGCCGCAGGGGAAGCAGCTGGACGTCGCGATCAAGACGACGCAGATGCAGTTCGAGATTGGCATGCTGCTGGCGatttcgccgccgccaccgttcCTGCCGGTCATCAAGAAGCTCGTGGGCAAGGACCTCGCCGAATTCCGGGGCCGCGTGGATCCGGCGAAGCTCTTCTTCGCCAAccacgacctcgtcggcgtcgaggacagGAGGcagctggcggcgaggaaggcgagggGCGTCTACGTCGACGTCTTCAAGCGGGTCGAGCTGCGGCAGAGCACGACGGGCCTGCGGTGGAGACGGTGCACGAGGTGCGCGGCCGTGATGGAGGACGTCTTGTCGAACCGACCGGGCTTTACCTTTGTCCTGGGGCAGCAGCGGAAGTGCTCCTGCGGCGGGTACTGGGCTCTCCTGCCCAAGGGGGTGCTCGTGCCGTGA